Proteins from a single region of Streptomyces spectabilis:
- a CDS encoding FG-GAP-like repeat-containing protein, translating to MRRSLIAAVAAAAVAAPLMLTATGTASAAPRPPKAPVTDFNKDGYADLAISAAYGTAGGKKNAGYVAVVYGSKNGPDRAHPRIIDRTTQGVPGDAREDDQFGGQLVTGDFNKDGYTDLVVGGHPMTKAVLLWGSAAGLTGTSGEVANGAYGNITAGDFDGDGNRDLVNEVYPAHDNDRATLSVSYGPFTAQGHPARKKAVRVPTEPGLLDVVAGDLNGDGVDDLVTNDGDEDGPFASRFWKGTRNGLSGTSAKALKPSRGGVVADVDGDGYGDFVTRAVSGDGEVQSDDEGTVRVDYGHKNGPAATRSVKITQDSPGVPGAGERGGPIPGEGGEYHRGDRFGADLGAGDVNGDGYADIAVGVPGEDVKAGAAEAYDAGGVILLKGAKSGLSGKGSQAFTQSTAGVPGVSETGDGFGSRVLLSDVDGDKKADLTATASQEDTTVQDVGAAWVLKGTKSGLTATGSTSFGPNALGAATERGYFGAWLGR from the coding sequence TTGCGCCGCTCCCTCATCGCAGCCGTCGCGGCGGCCGCGGTCGCCGCACCGCTCATGCTCACCGCGACGGGCACCGCGTCCGCCGCGCCCCGGCCCCCCAAGGCGCCGGTGACGGACTTCAACAAGGACGGGTACGCCGACCTCGCGATCAGCGCCGCGTACGGCACCGCCGGCGGAAAGAAGAACGCCGGGTACGTCGCCGTCGTGTACGGGTCCAAGAACGGGCCCGACCGCGCGCACCCGCGCATCATCGACCGCACCACCCAGGGCGTGCCCGGCGACGCCCGCGAGGACGACCAGTTCGGCGGCCAACTGGTCACCGGCGACTTCAACAAGGACGGCTACACCGACCTCGTCGTCGGCGGTCACCCCATGACCAAGGCGGTCCTCCTGTGGGGTTCCGCCGCCGGTCTGACCGGGACCTCCGGCGAGGTCGCGAACGGCGCCTACGGCAACATCACGGCCGGTGACTTCGACGGCGACGGGAACCGCGACCTGGTGAACGAGGTCTACCCGGCGCACGACAACGACCGGGCCACCCTGTCCGTCTCCTACGGCCCGTTCACGGCCCAGGGCCACCCGGCCAGGAAGAAGGCCGTGCGCGTCCCCACGGAGCCCGGGCTCCTGGACGTGGTGGCCGGGGACCTGAACGGCGACGGCGTCGACGACCTCGTCACCAACGACGGCGACGAGGACGGGCCGTTCGCGAGCCGCTTCTGGAAGGGCACGCGCAACGGCCTCAGCGGCACCTCCGCGAAGGCCCTCAAGCCCTCCCGGGGCGGCGTCGTCGCGGACGTCGACGGCGACGGGTACGGCGACTTCGTCACCCGCGCGGTCAGCGGCGACGGCGAGGTGCAGTCCGACGACGAGGGCACCGTCCGCGTCGACTACGGCCACAAGAACGGGCCCGCCGCCACCCGCAGCGTGAAGATCACCCAGGACAGCCCGGGCGTGCCCGGCGCGGGCGAGCGGGGCGGCCCCATCCCCGGCGAGGGCGGCGAGTACCACCGCGGCGACCGGTTCGGCGCCGACCTCGGCGCGGGCGACGTCAACGGCGACGGCTACGCCGACATCGCCGTCGGCGTCCCCGGCGAGGACGTCAAGGCGGGCGCCGCCGAGGCCTACGACGCGGGCGGCGTCATCCTGCTCAAGGGCGCCAAGAGCGGCCTCAGCGGCAAGGGCTCCCAGGCCTTCACCCAGTCCACGGCGGGCGTGCCCGGCGTGTCCGAGACGGGCGACGGCTTCGGTAGCCGCGTCCTGCTCTCCGACGTCGACGGCGACAAGAAGGCCGACCTGACCGCCACCGCGTCCCAGGAGGACACCACCGTCCAGGACGTGGGCGCCGCCTGGGTCCTCAAGGGCACGAAGTCCGGCCTGACGGCCACCGGCAGCACGTCCTTCGGCCCGAACGCCCTCGGCGCCGCGACCGAGCGCGGCTACTTCGGGGCGTGGCTGGGCCGCTGA
- a CDS encoding TetR/AcrR family transcriptional regulator: MTDSVKPRARGADKRRRLAAAAAQVLHEQGVERTTLADIARAADVPVGNVYYYFKTKDELVRAALSEHSTRLDEITAGLDELPDPRERLKALVAAWVERREVAARLGCPTGTLAVELDKRADGVLDAAAAAVIRRLLDWAADQFRALALPDPDALAVTFVSAYQGMSLLANALRDPEIMTREGARLTAWLDSLEARAG; the protein is encoded by the coding sequence GTGACCGACTCAGTGAAGCCGAGGGCGCGTGGGGCCGACAAGCGGCGGCGGCTCGCTGCCGCGGCCGCCCAGGTGCTGCACGAGCAGGGCGTCGAACGCACCACGCTCGCCGACATCGCGCGCGCGGCGGACGTGCCCGTCGGGAACGTCTACTACTACTTCAAGACCAAGGACGAGCTGGTCCGCGCCGCCCTTTCCGAGCACAGCACGCGCCTGGACGAGATCACGGCGGGGCTCGACGAGCTGCCGGACCCGCGCGAGCGCCTCAAGGCCCTCGTCGCGGCGTGGGTCGAGCGGCGCGAGGTCGCCGCGCGGCTCGGCTGCCCCACTGGCACGCTGGCCGTCGAACTCGACAAGCGTGCCGACGGGGTCCTCGACGCGGCGGCCGCCGCGGTGATCCGGCGCCTCCTCGACTGGGCCGCGGACCAGTTCCGCGCCCTGGCCCTGCCGGACCCCGACGCCCTGGCCGTCACCTTCGTCTCCGCGTACCAGGGCATGTCGCTCCTGGCCAACGCCCTGCGGGACCCGGAGATCATGACCCGGGAGGGCGCGCGCCTCACCGCGTGGCTGGACTCGCTGGAGGCGCGCGCCGGTTGA
- a CDS encoding NAD(P)H-binding protein — protein MIVVTGATGNIGRTLVPLLADAGEEVVAVSRRDRSADLPAGVRHARADVGDAAGMRPVLDGADALFLLLGGELNSRGESPEALVEAAARGGVKRIVLVSSQLNSTRPEAPSHARLRDFEAAVRGSGLGFTVLRPGGFASNALAWAGAVRAERTVHAPFADVALPVVDPADIAEVAAAALREDGHAGRTYELTGPEAVSPRRQAEAIAHVLGEEVAFVELSREQAHAHLARFMPEEVIGGTLDVLGVPLPAERQVSGDVERVIGRPARSFAQWAARNAAAFR, from the coding sequence ATGATCGTGGTGACGGGTGCGACGGGCAACATCGGCCGGACGCTGGTTCCCCTGCTGGCCGACGCGGGCGAGGAGGTCGTCGCGGTGTCGCGGCGGGACCGCTCCGCGGACCTGCCCGCCGGCGTGCGGCACGCCCGTGCGGACGTCGGGGACGCGGCGGGCATGCGGCCGGTCCTGGACGGCGCGGACGCGCTCTTCCTCCTGCTCGGCGGGGAGTTGAACAGCCGCGGCGAGAGCCCGGAGGCCCTCGTCGAGGCGGCCGCGCGGGGCGGGGTCAAGCGGATCGTCCTGGTGTCGTCGCAGCTCAACTCCACCCGCCCCGAGGCTCCTTCGCACGCGCGCCTGCGGGACTTCGAGGCCGCCGTGCGCGGCTCGGGGCTCGGCTTCACGGTCCTGCGCCCGGGCGGCTTCGCCTCGAACGCCCTCGCGTGGGCCGGGGCGGTCCGCGCCGAGCGCACGGTCCACGCCCCGTTCGCCGACGTGGCGCTGCCCGTCGTGGACCCGGCGGACATCGCGGAGGTGGCGGCGGCCGCGCTGCGCGAGGACGGGCACGCGGGGCGTACGTACGAGCTGACCGGGCCGGAGGCCGTCAGCCCGCGCCGGCAGGCCGAGGCGATCGCTCACGTCCTGGGCGAGGAGGTGGCGTTCGTGGAGCTGTCCCGCGAGCAGGCCCACGCCCACCTGGCGCGGTTCATGCCGGAGGAGGTCATCGGCGGGACCCTGGACGTCCTCGGTGTCCCGCTGCCCGCCGAGCGGCAGGTCAGCGGCGACGTGGAGCGGGTCATCGGCCGTCCGGCCCGCTCGTTCGCCCAGTGGGCGGCGCGCAACGCGGCCGCCTTCCGGTAG
- a CDS encoding VOC family protein: protein MIDATTHVRVARPSRDLAAAERFYVDALGLAVLWRSTERVPGKHDLLMVGPQGGSWHFELTHDPEKPLDPTPTVDDLFVVYLGEPVAEALVDRLVAAGGTRVAAHNPYWDEYGVTVTDPDGYHLVLCSRVWG, encoded by the coding sequence ATGATCGACGCGACGACGCACGTGCGCGTGGCCCGCCCCTCGCGGGACCTCGCCGCCGCCGAGCGCTTCTACGTGGACGCACTCGGCCTCGCCGTCCTGTGGCGGTCCACCGAGCGCGTCCCCGGCAAGCACGACCTGCTGATGGTCGGCCCGCAGGGCGGCTCCTGGCACTTCGAGCTGACCCACGACCCCGAGAAGCCGCTGGACCCGACCCCGACGGTGGACGACCTGTTCGTGGTCTACCTGGGCGAGCCGGTGGCCGAGGCCCTGGTGGACCGCCTGGTCGCGGCGGGCGGCACCCGGGTCGCCGCGCACAACCCGTACTGGGACGAGTACGGCGTGACGGTCACCGACCCGGACGGCTACCACCTGGTCCTGTGCTCGCGGGTGTGGGGCTAG
- a CDS encoding cupin domain-containing protein gives MNENAATANTATTTFEPVLTRHAEAETCADPSSVMTLLGEAGGAAGFTSYRSTFATGAVGAPAHFHTKATELFFVISGSLQVLLGEEIKVLNAGDFLAVPPHTPHAFAAAPGHEADVLFVFTPGMGRFDYLRLLGRVLRGEADFKEIAESSERFDNHYVDSPVWRAALEAAKTEAAR, from the coding sequence ATGAACGAGAACGCAGCCACCGCGAACACCGCCACCACGACCTTCGAGCCGGTGCTGACCCGCCACGCCGAGGCCGAGACCTGCGCCGACCCGAGCAGCGTCATGACCCTCCTGGGCGAGGCGGGCGGCGCCGCGGGCTTCACCAGCTACCGCTCGACCTTCGCCACGGGCGCGGTGGGTGCCCCGGCCCACTTCCACACCAAGGCCACGGAGCTGTTCTTCGTGATCAGCGGCTCCCTCCAGGTGCTGCTCGGCGAGGAGATCAAGGTCCTGAACGCGGGCGACTTCCTGGCCGTCCCGCCGCACACCCCGCACGCCTTCGCGGCGGCGCCGGGCCACGAGGCGGACGTCCTGTTCGTCTTCACGCCGGGCATGGGCCGCTTCGACTACCTGCGCCTGCTCGGCCGCGTGCTGCGCGGCGAGGCCGACTTCAAGGAGATAGCCGAGTCGAGCGAGCGCTTCGACAACCACTACGTGGACAGCCCGGTGTGGCGCGCCGCCCTGGAGGCCGCGAAGACGGAGGCCGCGCGATGA
- a CDS encoding bifunctional FO biosynthesis protein CofGH yields MTNSAQPADAGRPTANAMRRALRRARDGVTLDVTEAAVLLQARGEDLQDLSASAARVRDAGLRAAGRAGVITYSKSVFVPLTRLCRDKCHYCTFVTVPGKLRRAGHGMFMSPDEVLDIARKGAALGCKEALITLGDKPEDRWPEAREWLDAHGYDDTIAYVRAISIRILEETGLLPHLNPGVMSWTDFQRLKPVAPSMGMMLETTAERLWSEPGGPHHGSPDKEPAVRLRVLEDAGRSSVPFTSGLLIGIGETYEERAESLFALRRVARSYHGVQELIIQNFRAKPDTAMRGMPDAEIDDLVATVAVARHVMGPSGCVQAPPNLVDGEYGRLIRAGIDDWGGVSPLTIDHVNPEKPWPQIEALAEQSAAEGFELRERLCVYPEFVRRGEPWLDPRLRPHVDALALESGLANPDAEVRGLPWQEPDEGYVASSGRTDLHRTIDTEGRTADRRDDFDEVYGDWEALREQAAPGMVPSRLDGDVRSALATAADDPTRLTDAEALTLLHADGAALDALCSVADDVRKSVVGDDVTYIVTRNINFTNVCYTGCRFCAFAQRRTDADAYTLSLSQVADRAAQAWDVGAVEVCMQGGIHPDLPGTAYFDIAGAVKERVPGMHVHAFSPMEVVNGATRTGLSIREWLQRAKESGLDSIPGTAAEILDDEVRWILTKGKLPAATWIEVVKTAHEVGLRSSSTMMYGHVDQPRHWLGHFRTLAAIQRETGGFTEFVTLPFIHTNAPVYLAGIARPGPTTRDNRAVTAMARLLLHPHIPNIQTSWVKLGTEGAAEMLRSGANDLGGTLMEETISRMAGSGYGSYRSVKDLVAIAEAAGRPAKPRTTLYGEVPDERVRAAAASDGHLPELLPVLDV; encoded by the coding sequence ATGACCAACAGCGCACAGCCCGCCGACGCCGGACGTCCCACAGCCAACGCCATGCGGCGGGCCCTGAGGCGGGCCAGGGACGGCGTCACGCTGGACGTGACGGAGGCCGCCGTGCTGCTCCAGGCGCGCGGCGAGGACCTCCAGGACCTGTCGGCGTCGGCGGCCCGGGTGCGGGACGCGGGCCTTCGGGCGGCGGGCCGCGCCGGGGTCATCACGTACTCGAAGAGCGTGTTCGTCCCGCTGACGCGGCTGTGCCGGGACAAGTGCCACTACTGCACGTTCGTCACCGTGCCGGGCAAGCTGCGCCGGGCCGGGCACGGCATGTTCATGTCCCCGGACGAGGTCCTCGACATCGCCCGCAAGGGCGCCGCGCTCGGCTGCAAGGAAGCCCTCATCACCCTCGGCGACAAGCCCGAGGACCGCTGGCCCGAGGCGCGCGAGTGGCTGGACGCGCACGGCTACGACGACACGATCGCGTACGTACGGGCCATATCGATCCGCATCCTGGAGGAGACGGGCCTGCTGCCCCACCTCAACCCGGGTGTGATGTCGTGGACGGACTTCCAGCGCCTGAAGCCGGTGGCGCCTTCGATGGGCATGATGCTGGAGACGACGGCCGAGCGGCTGTGGTCCGAGCCCGGCGGCCCCCACCACGGCTCGCCCGACAAGGAACCGGCCGTCCGGCTGCGCGTCCTTGAGGACGCGGGCCGTTCCTCCGTGCCCTTCACCAGCGGGCTGCTCATCGGCATCGGCGAGACGTACGAGGAGCGCGCGGAGTCCCTCTTCGCGCTGCGCCGCGTGGCGCGCTCGTACCACGGCGTCCAGGAACTGATCATCCAGAACTTCCGCGCCAAGCCGGACACGGCGATGCGCGGCATGCCCGACGCCGAGATCGACGACCTGGTCGCCACGGTCGCCGTCGCCCGGCACGTCATGGGCCCCTCCGGCTGCGTCCAGGCCCCGCCGAACCTCGTCGACGGCGAGTACGGCCGCCTCATCCGCGCCGGGATCGACGACTGGGGCGGCGTCTCGCCGCTCACCATCGACCACGTCAACCCCGAGAAGCCCTGGCCGCAGATCGAGGCGCTCGCCGAGCAGTCCGCGGCAGAGGGCTTCGAGCTGCGCGAACGCCTCTGCGTCTACCCCGAGTTCGTCCGGCGCGGCGAGCCCTGGCTCGACCCGCGCCTGCGCCCGCACGTGGACGCGCTCGCTCTGGAGTCGGGGCTCGCGAACCCCGACGCCGAGGTGCGCGGCCTGCCCTGGCAGGAGCCCGACGAGGGGTACGTGGCCTCCTCCGGCCGCACCGACCTGCACCGCACCATCGACACGGAGGGCCGCACCGCCGACCGGCGCGACGACTTCGACGAGGTGTACGGCGACTGGGAGGCGCTGCGCGAGCAGGCCGCCCCCGGCATGGTGCCCTCACGCCTCGACGGCGACGTCCGCTCCGCCCTCGCCACGGCCGCCGACGACCCCACCCGCCTCACCGACGCCGAGGCCCTGACCCTGCTGCACGCGGACGGGGCCGCCCTGGACGCGCTCTGCTCCGTCGCCGACGACGTCCGCAAGTCCGTGGTGGGCGACGACGTCACGTACATCGTCACGCGGAACATCAACTTCACGAACGTCTGCTACACCGGCTGCCGCTTCTGCGCCTTCGCGCAGCGCCGCACCGACGCCGACGCCTACACCCTGTCCCTCTCCCAGGTCGCCGACCGCGCCGCCCAGGCCTGGGACGTCGGCGCCGTCGAGGTGTGCATGCAGGGCGGCATCCACCCGGACCTGCCCGGTACGGCCTACTTCGACATCGCCGGGGCCGTGAAGGAGCGCGTGCCGGGCATGCACGTGCACGCCTTCTCCCCGATGGAGGTCGTCAACGGCGCGACCCGCACGGGCCTGTCGATCCGCGAGTGGCTCCAGCGCGCCAAGGAGTCGGGCCTGGACTCCATCCCCGGCACGGCCGCCGAGATCCTCGACGACGAGGTCCGCTGGATCCTCACCAAGGGCAAGCTCCCGGCCGCCACGTGGATCGAGGTCGTCAAGACCGCCCACGAGGTGGGCCTGCGCTCCTCGTCCACGATGATGTACGGCCACGTCGACCAGCCCCGGCACTGGCTCGGGCACTTCCGCACCCTGGCCGCGATCCAGCGGGAGACCGGCGGCTTCACGGAGTTCGTGACGCTGCCCTTCATCCACACGAACGCGCCCGTCTATCTGGCGGGCATCGCCCGGCCGGGCCCCACCACCCGCGACAACCGCGCCGTGACGGCCATGGCCCGGCTCCTGCTCCACCCCCACATCCCCAACATCCAGACCAGCTGGGTGAAGCTCGGCACGGAGGGCGCCGCCGAGATGCTGCGCTCCGGCGCGAACGACCTGGGCGGCACGCTGATGGAGGAGACCATCTCCCGGATGGCGGGCTCCGGTTACGGCTCGTACCGCTCGGTCAAGGACCTCGTCGCGATCGCGGAGGCCGCGGGGCGGCCCGCGAAGCCGCGCACGACCCTGTACGGGGAGGTCCCCGACGAGCGCGTGCGGGCGGCCGCCGCGTCGGACGGCCACCTGCCGGAGCTCCTGCCGGTCCTCGACGTGTAG
- a CDS encoding CehA/McbA family metallohydrolase — MCEDERHLNRRALLVTGAATALTLGTVSFADDAAAAERRSGKETKTVRGTLPTGSPDFVYLPVDVPRGVREIHVAYTYEKPPVPAGTVGNALDIGVFDERGTDLGGKGFRGWSGGARTEFFVRADDATPGYIPGPVRAGRWHIALGPYTVAPQGLPYEVTITLTYGAPGTTPKPVYPPERAGGRGRAWYRGDCHLHTWYSDGRRTPAEIGALARAAGLDFINSSEHNTHSAHAHWSEVAGDDLLVLLGEEITTRNGHVLAIGTEPGTFVDWRYRARDNRFGHYARAVRRSGGLVVPAHPHATCVGCNWKFGFGEADAVEVWNGAYSPEDEVALSEWDNALVAAARGGRRWTPAMGNSDAHRDPDPVGRPQTVVLADDLTREAVQEGIRAGRSYIAEAKEVELAFSATGGKGRHAGIGERLRVDADAPVTVRLDVKGAPGCTIRFVTDQGVLFTSPPLPESGTGSAEWRTTASYAAYVRAEVRKPQVAPPLPGPMRALTNPIFLGR; from the coding sequence ATGTGCGAGGACGAACGCCACCTGAACAGACGGGCGCTGCTCGTGACGGGGGCGGCCACCGCCCTTACGTTGGGAACCGTGAGCTTCGCAGACGACGCGGCAGCCGCCGAGCGGCGGTCCGGCAAGGAGACGAAGACCGTCAGGGGCACGCTGCCGACCGGTTCGCCCGACTTCGTCTACCTCCCGGTGGACGTGCCGCGCGGCGTGCGGGAGATCCACGTCGCCTACACCTACGAGAAACCGCCCGTCCCGGCGGGCACCGTCGGCAACGCCCTGGACATCGGCGTCTTCGACGAGCGCGGCACGGACCTCGGCGGCAAGGGCTTCCGGGGCTGGTCGGGCGGCGCCCGCACGGAGTTCTTCGTCCGCGCCGACGACGCGACCCCCGGCTATATCCCCGGGCCCGTGCGGGCGGGCCGCTGGCACATCGCGCTCGGCCCGTACACGGTGGCGCCGCAGGGCCTGCCGTACGAGGTGACCATCACCCTCACCTACGGCGCCCCCGGCACCACCCCGAAGCCCGTGTACCCGCCGGAGCGGGCCGGGGGGCGGGGCCGCGCCTGGTACCGCGGCGACTGCCATCTGCACACCTGGTACTCGGACGGGCGCCGCACCCCGGCCGAGATCGGCGCCCTCGCCCGCGCGGCGGGCCTGGACTTCATCAACTCCTCGGAGCACAACACGCACTCGGCGCACGCCCACTGGTCCGAGGTCGCGGGGGACGACCTCCTCGTCCTGCTCGGCGAGGAGATCACCACCCGCAACGGCCACGTCCTCGCGATCGGCACGGAGCCCGGCACGTTCGTCGACTGGCGCTACCGGGCCCGCGACAACCGCTTCGGCCACTACGCCCGCGCCGTCCGCCGCTCCGGGGGCCTCGTGGTGCCCGCGCACCCGCACGCCACCTGCGTCGGCTGCAACTGGAAGTTCGGCTTCGGCGAGGCGGACGCGGTCGAGGTGTGGAACGGCGCCTACTCGCCCGAGGACGAGGTCGCCCTCTCCGAGTGGGACAACGCCCTGGTGGCGGCCGCGCGCGGCGGGCGCCGCTGGACACCGGCGATGGGCAACAGCGACGCCCACCGCGACCCGGACCCGGTGGGCCGCCCGCAGACCGTCGTCCTCGCCGACGACCTGACGCGCGAGGCCGTCCAGGAGGGCATCCGCGCGGGCCGCTCCTACATCGCCGAGGCCAAGGAGGTCGAGCTGGCCTTCTCCGCAACCGGCGGCAAGGGCCGGCACGCGGGCATCGGCGAGCGCCTGCGCGTGGACGCCGACGCCCCCGTGACGGTGCGCCTGGACGTGAAGGGCGCCCCCGGCTGCACGATCCGCTTCGTGACGGACCAGGGCGTGCTGTTCACGAGCCCGCCCCTGCCGGAGTCCGGCACCGGCTCCGCCGAGTGGCGCACCACGGCCTCCTACGCGGCGTACGTACGCGCCGAGGTCCGCAAACCGCAGGTGGCGCCCCCGCTCCCGGGCCCGATGCGGGCGCTCACGAACCCGATCTTCCTGGGCCGCTGA
- a CDS encoding NADPH-dependent F420 reductase encodes MRIGVIGTGNVGRALAKAWAAAGHEVVLGSRDPEARKDLGLPVAEVREAAAGAEVVVNATPGADSVALLRAAGADVLDGKVLVDIAVGFTVEDDGFALTHTGVSLGEEIQRAFPAARVVKTLSTMDSSAMVAPDDLAEESTVFLSGDDPAAKAVTGTLLTDLGWSPASQLDLGGIETSRGQEHFALLFVAIMGALGTHTFNVRVVPQGKG; translated from the coding sequence ATGAGAATCGGAGTGATCGGAACCGGAAACGTCGGCCGCGCCCTCGCCAAGGCCTGGGCCGCCGCCGGACACGAGGTGGTGCTCGGCTCGCGCGACCCCGAGGCCAGGAAGGACCTTGGCCTCCCGGTGGCGGAGGTGCGGGAGGCGGCGGCCGGCGCCGAGGTGGTCGTGAACGCGACGCCCGGCGCGGACTCCGTGGCCCTGCTGCGCGCGGCGGGCGCCGACGTCCTCGACGGCAAGGTGCTCGTCGACATCGCCGTGGGCTTCACAGTCGAGGACGACGGCTTCGCCCTCACCCACACCGGCGTGTCCCTCGGCGAGGAGATCCAGCGGGCCTTCCCGGCGGCCCGGGTGGTCAAGACCCTCTCCACGATGGACTCCTCCGCCATGGTCGCGCCGGACGACCTGGCCGAGGAGAGCACCGTCTTCCTCTCCGGCGACGACCCCGCCGCCAAGGCGGTGACCGGCACCCTCCTCACCGACCTGGGGTGGAGCCCGGCGTCGCAGCTGGACCTCGGCGGCATCGAAACATCGCGCGGCCAGGAACACTTCGCCCTGCTCTTCGTGGCCATCATGGGAGCCCTCGGCACCCACACCTTCAACGTACGGGTGGTGCCGCAGGGCAAGGGGTGA
- a CDS encoding aldehyde dehydrogenase family protein, with translation MTVTESLFIGGEPVAPDGGHYDVLDPASEEVVGRAPEASPAQVRQAAAAAREAFGPWSRTAPEERAAVLDRAAGLLQRDADALTALARAETGATTATARSMQVAVAAARFRRYAKGALEPVEAALPPQVNEAGPLGRAAAVGAVAIRQPVGVVTCVTSYNNPWANAVGKVAPALAMGNTVLVKPAPQDPLSVYRMAAALTEAGAPPGVVNVVSGTSTAVGEAAVECADVDMVSFTGSTAVGRRIGEACGRGMKRQLMELGGKGAAIVFADADLDAAVAGIGTTFSFYSGQICTAPTRVIVQRAVYEPLLEKLAAYASYLKVGDPRARGTVVGPVISAAHRDRVESYVELGRKEGARLVTGGTRPPGPGFYVAPALLADCAPGMRVVREEIFGPVVVAVPFDGASPQAAEEVAVDLANDSDYGLLSYVWSADVARAFRVARRLRSGGVGVNTIARNMEAPFGGFKASGVGRDCGSYALAAYSETQSVVWAG, from the coding sequence GTGACCGTCACCGAGAGCCTGTTCATCGGCGGCGAGCCGGTCGCCCCCGACGGCGGCCACTACGACGTGCTCGACCCGGCGAGCGAGGAGGTCGTGGGCCGCGCGCCCGAGGCGAGCCCCGCGCAGGTCCGGCAGGCCGCCGCGGCCGCGCGGGAGGCCTTCGGGCCGTGGTCGCGCACGGCCCCCGAGGAGCGCGCGGCGGTCCTCGACCGGGCCGCGGGCCTCCTCCAGCGGGACGCCGACGCGCTCACCGCGCTCGCCCGGGCCGAGACCGGCGCGACCACGGCGACGGCGCGCTCGATGCAGGTCGCGGTGGCCGCGGCCCGCTTCAGGCGGTATGCGAAGGGGGCCCTCGAACCCGTCGAGGCCGCCCTGCCGCCGCAGGTGAACGAGGCGGGGCCGCTGGGCCGCGCCGCCGCCGTCGGCGCCGTGGCGATCCGCCAGCCGGTCGGCGTGGTCACCTGCGTCACCTCGTACAACAACCCCTGGGCCAACGCGGTGGGCAAGGTGGCCCCCGCCCTGGCGATGGGCAACACCGTCCTCGTGAAACCGGCCCCCCAGGACCCGCTGTCCGTCTACCGGATGGCCGCCGCCCTGACCGAGGCCGGGGCCCCGCCCGGTGTGGTGAACGTGGTCAGCGGCACCTCCACCGCCGTCGGCGAGGCGGCCGTGGAGTGCGCCGACGTCGACATGGTGAGCTTCACCGGCTCCACGGCCGTCGGGCGGCGCATCGGCGAGGCCTGCGGGCGCGGCATGAAGCGGCAGCTCATGGAGCTGGGCGGCAAGGGGGCCGCGATCGTCTTCGCGGACGCGGACCTGGACGCGGCGGTCGCCGGGATCGGCACCACGTTCTCCTTCTACAGCGGCCAGATCTGCACGGCACCGACCCGGGTGATCGTCCAGCGCGCCGTGTACGAGCCGCTCCTGGAGAAGCTCGCCGCGTACGCGTCGTACCTGAAGGTCGGCGATCCGCGGGCGCGGGGCACCGTGGTCGGCCCGGTCATCTCGGCGGCGCACCGGGACCGCGTCGAGTCGTACGTGGAGCTCGGCCGCAAGGAGGGCGCGCGCCTGGTCACCGGCGGCACGCGGCCGCCGGGCCCGGGCTTCTACGTCGCCCCGGCGCTGCTCGCCGACTGCGCCCCCGGCATGCGCGTGGTCCGGGAGGAGATCTTCGGCCCGGTCGTCGTGGCCGTCCCCTTCGACGGCGCCTCCCCGCAGGCCGCGGAGGAGGTGGCGGTGGACCTCGCCAACGACAGCGACTACGGCCTGCTCTCCTACGTCTGGTCGGCGGACGTGGCCCGCGCCTTCCGCGTCGCGCGGCGGCTGCGCTCGGGCGGCGTCGGCGTGAACACCATCGCCCGCAACATGGAGGCCCCCTTCGGCGGCTTCAAGGCCAGCGGGGTGGGCCGCGACTGCGGGTCCTACGCCCTTGCCGCGTACAGCGAGACGCAGTCCGTGGTCTGGGCGGGGTGA